A DNA window from Halorubrum sp. DM2 contains the following coding sequences:
- a CDS encoding thioredoxin domain-containing protein produces the protein MEHTRRSLLAAGATVGVVGLAGCSGGGGGGGGLNFDAGAYNCDVSEPSDSDLDYRPTLGNPDADVTVQAFEDFTCGHCATYKLDHFPTIREEYIEPGDIHYEHWDFPLPVNERWAVPVASAARGVGARHGDEAFFEFASAAYESQGSYGQGNATEEMPGGADPCAVLADVEFTTYAEAIQSDRSEGESMGVSGTPAIFVNGSPVQEGYSAEAISSAIDAEL, from the coding sequence ATGGAACACACGCGGCGGTCCCTGCTTGCGGCGGGAGCGACGGTCGGCGTCGTCGGCCTCGCCGGCTGCTCGGGCGGCGGCGGGGGTGGCGGCGGACTCAACTTCGACGCCGGGGCGTACAACTGTGACGTATCAGAGCCCAGCGACTCCGACCTCGACTACCGGCCGACGCTTGGGAACCCCGACGCAGACGTGACCGTTCAGGCCTTCGAGGACTTCACCTGCGGTCACTGCGCGACGTACAAACTCGATCACTTTCCGACGATCCGCGAGGAGTACATCGAGCCGGGCGATATCCACTACGAACACTGGGACTTCCCGCTCCCGGTCAACGAGCGGTGGGCGGTCCCGGTCGCGAGCGCGGCTCGGGGCGTCGGCGCTCGCCACGGCGACGAGGCGTTCTTCGAGTTCGCATCGGCGGCCTACGAGTCGCAGGGGAGCTACGGACAGGGCAACGCGACGGAGGAGATGCCGGGCGGCGCGGACCCCTGTGCGGTCCTCGCCGACGTGGAATTCACGACGTACGCGGAAGCCATTCAGAGCGACCGTTCCGAGGGCGAGTCCATGGGCGTCAGCGGGACGCCGGCGATATTCGTGAACGGCAGCCCGGTTCAGGAAGGGTACTCCGCGGAGGCGATCTCGTCGGCGATCGACGCCGAACTCTGA